A single genomic interval of Musa acuminata AAA Group cultivar baxijiao chromosome BXJ3-4, Cavendish_Baxijiao_AAA, whole genome shotgun sequence harbors:
- the LOC135634594 gene encoding serine carboxypeptidase-like 17 translates to MGSSSPPLLLLLFVLLLFPFSAPSPARSGTVVPRLPGFRGPLPFHLETGYVEVDEVNGTEFFYYFIESEGNPSEGPLLLWLTGGPRCSAFCGLVFEVGPLKFVSAKYNGSLPSLVYRPYSWTKVSNMIFLDSPVGSGFSFSRHVESYYDAGDISWSQHVYTFLIKWLVDHPKFLSNPLYIAGDSYAGKIVPIVAQEVLNGIEAEKRPLLNLQGYVIGNPVTGEKIDLNARVPFAHGMGIISDDFFKMIQRSCVGQDYQSPIDSECEMCFDTFDEILSEINKYNILEPKCAPASPKPKTKGRRALKEEYLHLLKPPPTPALNCRNYAHILAYYWANTDIVRKALHIKKGTVGEWQRCNYDLPYTRDIKSSIKYHLSVTSSGYRALVYSGDHDMLIPFVGTNQWTRSLNFSVIDNWRSWHVDGQVAGYATTYSNNLTFVTVKGAGHTAVEYKNKECLAMIRRWLSHKPL, encoded by the exons ATGGGaagctcttctcctcctctcctcctcctcctcttcgtcctgCTCCTCTTCCCCTTCTCTGCACCCTCGCCGGCCCGGTCGGGCACCGTCGTCCCCCGACTCCCTGGCTTCCGAGGTCCTCTCCCTTTCCACTTGGAGACGGG GTACGTGGAGGTGGACGAGGTGAACGGAACGGAGTTCTTCTACTACTTCATAGAGTCGGAAGGCAACCCCAGCGAGGGCCCTCTGCTCCTCTGGCTCACTGGCGGCCCGAGGTGCTCCGCCTTCTGCGGTCTCGTCTTCGAAGTGG GTCCTCTAAAGTTTGTGTCTGCCAAATACAATGGAAGCTTGCCGAGCTTGGTATATCGTCCGTATTCCTGGACTAAG GTCTCcaacatgatctttttagattccCCGGTTGGCTCTGGATTCTCATTTTCAAGACATGTTGAGAGCTATTATGATGCTGGAGACATCTCTTGGTCCCAACATGTTTATACCTTTCTCATAAAG TGGCTTGTAGATCACCCAAAGTTCCTCTCCAATCCTCTTTACATTGCTGGAGATTCTTATGCTGGGAAGATTGTTCCAATCGTTGCTCAAGAAGTATTGAATG GTATTGAAGCTGAAAAAAGACCACTACTTAATCTCCAG GGTTACGTAATTGGCAACCCAGTTACGGGTGAAAAAATTGATCTAAATGCTCGAGTGCCATTTGCTCATGGTATGGGGATCATTTCAGATGATTTCTTTAAG ATGATACAGAGAAGTTGTGTTGGACAAGATTATCAAAGTCCCATCGATTCAGAGTGTGAAATGTGTTTTGATACTTTTGATGAA ATCCTGTCAGAAATCAACAAGTATAATATCTTGGAACCAAAATGTGCTCCTGCGTCCCCAAAGCCAAAGACTAAAGGTAGAAGAGCACTTAAGGAGGAGTACCTACATCTACTTAAGCCACCGCCTACTCCTGCTCTGAATTGTAGG AACTATGCTCATATTCTTGCCTATTATTGGGCAAATACTGATATTGTGAGGAAGGCTCTCCACATCAAGAAG GGAACAGTAGGAGAATGGCAGAGATGCAACTATGACTTACCATATACGAGGGACATCAAGAGCAGCATAAAGTATCATCTCAGTGTCACAAGCAGCGGTTATCGGGCGTTGGTATACAG TGGTGATCATGACATGCTAATACCATTTGTGGGGACAAATCAATGGACAAGATCTCTCAACTTCTCCGTCATTGACAACTGGAGATCTTGGCATGTCGATGGCCAAGTTGCAGG GTATGCAACGACATATTCCAACAACCTGACATTTGTGACAGTGAAG GGTGCTGGTCACACAGCTGTAGAGTATAAGAACAAGGAGTGTTTGGCTATGATTCGAAGATGGCTTTCTCATAAACCTCTATGA
- the LOC135635784 gene encoding 1-aminocyclopropane-1-carboxylate synthase 8-like — protein MPQQLLSRKAACNTHGQDSSYFLGWQEYEKNPYDPKTNPTGIIQMGLAENQLSFDLIESWLESHPDATGLRRDGVLVFRELGLFQDYHGLPEFKKALADFMGETRRNTVKFDPHKLVLTAGATSANETLIFCLAEPGEAFLLPTPYYPGFDRDLKWRTGAEIVPVRCSSSDGFRITKAALEKAHRRARKLHLRVKGVLMTNPSNPLGTTMTRVELDTLIDFVAAKDIHLISDEVYSGTNFDSPGFISVMEAIQGRKNVAHRVHLVYSLSKDLGLPGFRVGAIYSNNETVVAAATKMSSFGLVSSQTQYLLSALLSDKEFRRSYIVENQRRIKERHDLLVRGLERTGISCLNSNAGLFCWVDMRHLLKSNTFEGEMELWKTMVYQVGLNISPGSSCHCDEPGWFRVCFANMSAETLELAIQRLDDFVVSCHGHKQKRSLGRRRRRLLVARFRPSPLRMRRSF, from the exons ATGCCGCAGCAGCTGCTCTCCAGGAAGGCCGCGTGCAACACCCATGGACAGGACTCCTCCTACTTCCTGGGATGGCAGGAGTACGAGAAGAACCCTTACGATCCCAAGACGAACCCCACCGGCATCATTCAGATGGGTCTCGCAGAGAACCAG CTCTCCTTCGACCTGATCGAGTCGTGGCTCGAAAGCCACCCCGACGCTACGGGGCTCAGGCGAGACGGCGTCCTCGTGTTCCGCGAGCTGGGCCTTTTCCAGGATTATCATGGCCTGCCTGAGTTCAAGAAG GCACTGGCGGATTTCATGGGAGAGACGAGACGAAACACAGTGAAATTCGATCCCCACAAGCTCGTCCTCACGGCAGGCGCCACTTCTGCAAACGAGACTCTCATATTTTGCCTCGCCGAACCCGGCGAAGCATTCCTTCTCCCTACTCCATACTACCCGGG CTTCGACAGGGATCTCAAATGGCGAACTGGTGCAGAAATCGTTCCTGTACGTTGTTCAAGCTCCGATGGCTTCCGGATCACTAAGGCGGCGCTCGAGAAAGCCCATCGACGGGCACGAAAGCTTCACTTGAgagtaaaaggagttctgatgacCAACCCTTCCAATCCATTGGGCACGACGATGACACGGGTCGAGCTCGACACCCTGATCGACTTCGTCGCCGCCAAAGACATCCATCTCATCAGCGACGAGGTCTACTCGGGCACCAACTTCGACTCTCCAGGGTTCATCAGCGTCATGGAGGCCATCCAGGGCCGGAAAAATGTGGCACATCGCGTTCACCTCGTCTACAGTCTCTCCAAGGATCTCGGCCTCCCTGGGTTCCGAGTCGGTGCAATCTACTCTAATAATGAGacggtggtggctgcggccactaAGATGTCGAGCTTTGGGCTCGTCTCTTCCCAGACTCAGTACCTCCTCTCCGCACTGCTCTCAGACAAGGAGTTCAGAAGAAGCTACATCGTGGAGAACCAGAGGAGGATCAAAGAGCGGCATGACCTGCTCGTTCGTGGACTCGAGAGAACCGGCATCAGTTGCCTGAATAGCAATGCGGGTTTGTTCTGCTGGGTGGACATGAGACACCTGCTGAAGTCCAACACCTTTGAAGGAGAGATGGAGCTGTGGAAGACGATGGTGTACCAGGTGGGGCTAAACATTTCCCCGGGTTCCTCATGCCACTGCGACGAGCCGGGGTGGTTCCGCGTCTGCTTCGCCAACATGTCGGCGGAGACGCTCGAGCTGGCGATCCAACGGCTCGACGATTTCGTGGTTTCCTGTCATGGCCACAAG CAAAAGAGGAGTCTCGGCCGGCGCCGGCGTCGTCTTCTCGTAGCGCGGTTTCGTCCTTCTCCTCTCCGCATGCGACGATCGTTTTGA
- the LOC135634916 gene encoding homeobox-leucine zipper protein HOX19-like has translation MLENRFKEHTSLNPVSVRRNYMDCSCFPLLASISYLCPDQKQKQALAKQLNLRPRQVEVWFQNRRARTKLKQTEVDCEILRRCYEKLTAENQRLRKELQEMKSLRFSAPSPLYMQIPAATLALCPSCQRINGSEAGSDAAPKPGLFLNPITRPAPC, from the exons ATGTTGGAGAACAGGTTCAAGGAGCACACCTCCCTTAATCCTGTGAGTGTTCGACGTAATTACATGGACTGTTCATGCTTTCCTCTGTTAGCTTCCATCTCTTATCTTTGTCCTGATCAGAAACAAAAACAAGCCTTGGCCAAGCAGCTAAATCTCCGGCCGCGCCAAGTGGAAGTATGGTTCCAGAACAGGAGAGCAAG GACGAAGCTCAAGCAGACAGAGGTGGATTGCGAGATCCTCAGGAGGTGCTACGAGAAGCTGACCGCGGAGAACCAGAGGCTACGGAAGGAGTTGCAGGAGATGAAGTCTCTCAGATTCTCAGCGCCGTCGCCGCTGTACATGCAGATCCCGGCGGCCACCCTCGCGCTGTGCCCGTCCTGCCAGAGGATTAATGGCTCCGAAGCTGGCAGTGATGCAGCACCGAAGCCTGGTCTCTTCCTTAATCCCATCACACGTCCAGCTCCATGTTAA